From one Amphiura filiformis chromosome 13, Afil_fr2py, whole genome shotgun sequence genomic stretch:
- the LOC140167292 gene encoding uncharacterized protein has protein sequence MNDKGPIIGGIAGALLLLCILITVVVIVRRRTNNSQQSDNKNETTGPTSITATDNVNPVFEPQTPENNDDDEYQEINDQSQEYAYAYVDGQRPVTRNTESSNAYAYAETNREIVRPSAPVAESREAEEGWMDNTVYVSSGNGDGDTRPTDGNSQEGWMDNTVYVSSGGAAEGPKSDADDNGEEGWMDNSIYDSD, from the exons ATGAACGACAAAG GTCCAATCATCGGTGGTATAGCGGGTGCTCTGTTACTTCTTTGTATCCTAATTACTGTAGTTGTGATAGTTAGAAG aagaactaaTAACAGTCAACAGTCTGACAATAAAAACGAAACTACTGGTCCAACCAGCATAACAGCAACTGATAATGTTAACCCAGTATTCGAACCGCAGACACCAGAGAACAACGATGATGATGAGTACCAAGAGATCAACGACCAATCTCAAGAATACGCGTACGCGTATGTGGATGGCCAGCGTCCAGTTACTCGAAACACTGAAAGTAGCAATGCGTATGCATATGCTGAGACCAATCGAGAAATAGTACGACCATCTGCACCAGTGGCAGAGAGCCGCGAGGCGGAGGAGGGTTGGATGGATAACACGGTTTACGTTTCCTCGGGTAATGGTGATGGAGATACACGTCCGACCGATGGAAACTCTCAAGAAGGATGGATGGATAACACGGTGTACGTTTCCTCAGGTGGTGCAGCTGAGGGACCCAAATCTGATGCTGATGACAATGGAGAGGAGGGCTGGATGGATAACTCAATTTATGATAGCGACTAA